Proteins encoded within one genomic window of Apis mellifera strain DH4 linkage group LG1, Amel_HAv3.1, whole genome shotgun sequence:
- the LOC102654114 gene encoding protamine-like protein, giving the protein MVSDSSKILGLVIKAIKNLRELKGSTSKEILHYLSSVYDILPNVARRQMQTALKRGVAYGILKKNGGHYILPTNGDIKCQEIAEQEVNLLDACRRSRMQRKMGCKCKKRRNRGRRKRRFCRCKPRRRRRRRAARGGCRTRRRRRRSRSRRRRKRKCPCGGTGRSGNLDRLKRAPTSQQFDKFFPRKSLEGYDSAVSEKSSLSSASSME; this is encoded by the exons ATGGTGAGTGATTCGTCTAAAATTCTCGGGCTAGTCATCAAGGCCATTAAAAATCTTCGCGAATTGAAAGGATCGACTTCAAAAGAAATCTTGCATTATCTCTCGTCTGTCTACGATATATTACCAAATGTAGCGCGTCGTCAG ATGCAAACGGCTTTGAAACGCGGGGTGGCGTACGGCATCTTGAAGAAGAATGGCGGCCATTACATTTTACCGACGAACGGGGATATAAAGTGTCAAGAGATCGCGGAGCAAGAGGTAAATCTATTGGACGCCTGCCGAAGAAGCAGGATGCAGCGGAAGATGGGGTGCAAATGCAAAAAACGGCGCAATCgtgggaggaggaagaggagattcTGCAGATGCAAGCCTAGGAGACGTAGGCGTAGGCGGGCTGCTCGAGGCGGATGCCGAACTCGTAGAAGGCGGAGACGGTCTCGTAgccgaagaagaaggaaaaggaaatgcCCGTGCGGCGGCACGGGGCGCAGCGGCAACTTGGATCGGCTGAAAAGGGCCCCCACCTCCCAACAGTTCGACAAATTCTTCCCGCGGAAATCGTTGGAAGGTTACGATTCCGCGGTCAGCGAGAAGAGTTCGTTGTCCAGTGCCTCTTCGATGGAGTAG